AAATCCCAGTCCAGCAGTAAAATCTTTTGTTTCATATCCAAATGCATATCCTACTCTTAAATACACATTTAATTCACACTCTACATTTAAATATTCCATTCCCACATGAGTTTTAATATCATCTCCTTTAGGTTTAACTAAATCTATACCTAAAAGAATATTGTTTGCATTTGGAAGTAGAAATTTATAAGAAGTTCCTGCTCGTATATTGAATGGCAATGGATCTTTTTTCTCACGATATTTTACATCTGACCCAAAATTTTGTCCTGCCACCCCAAAGCTAAGATTTTCTGAAATAAGTAATAATGTCCCAAAATCTATAGCATACGCCTTTGCCTTTACCTCTTCTACCAATTCACTTTGT
Above is a genomic segment from bacterium containing:
- a CDS encoding PorV/PorQ family protein translates to MVLTNPATSENSVLGLSIATLQVGDIEINYENKPSRKVKAESDYVISLSGGLKLTKNLSAGINLKKIQSELVEEVKAKAYAIDFGTLLLISENLSFGVAGQNFGSDVKYREKKDPLPFNIRAGTSYKFLLPNANNILLGIDLVKPKGDDIKTHVGMEYLNVECELNVYLRVGYAFGYETKDFTAGLGFVERGYSLDYAYLMRGDLDRNHYISVGVKF